A single window of Xylocopilactobacillus apicola DNA harbors:
- a CDS encoding polyprenyl synthetase family protein: MMKELISHFNEYLTDLYSKKKINPRLKEAINYSLLASGKRLRPLLFFTILQSFGREENKKNFAPAAAIEMVHTYSLIHDDLPAMDNDNLRRGKPTNHVVFGEDLAILAGDALLTDAFWVIAESEFSSQQKANFSRSLAQAAGSLNMVSGQVEDLLMNQANDLAIKQMHYHKTAAMFVAAGEFAAIALELDAIKTKALKDFAANFGMAFQLADDLADFKSEADDSNNFVADFGVEQSLKTKMDYRQKAFIALNQLESPEPLKKFLDLVN; the protein is encoded by the coding sequence ATGATGAAGGAGTTAATTAGTCACTTTAACGAATATTTAACCGATCTATATTCTAAAAAAAAGATTAATCCGCGGCTTAAAGAGGCCATTAATTATTCGCTTTTAGCTAGCGGAAAAAGGCTTCGGCCGCTTTTGTTTTTTACCATTTTGCAATCTTTTGGACGTGAAGAAAATAAAAAAAACTTTGCGCCTGCTGCGGCAATTGAGATGGTTCATACGTATTCTTTGATTCATGATGATTTGCCAGCCATGGACAATGATAACCTTAGAAGAGGGAAGCCAACCAATCATGTGGTATTTGGTGAGGACTTAGCAATTTTAGCAGGTGACGCGCTTCTTACGGATGCTTTTTGGGTAATTGCAGAAAGTGAATTTAGTTCACAGCAAAAAGCTAATTTCAGTCGAAGCTTAGCACAAGCCGCGGGCTCATTAAATATGGTAAGCGGTCAAGTTGAGGATTTGTTGATGAATCAAGCAAATGACTTAGCAATTAAACAAATGCACTATCACAAAACTGCTGCAATGTTTGTCGCAGCTGGTGAGTTTGCAGCGATTGCGCTGGAATTAGATGCTATAAAAACTAAAGCACTTAAAGATTTTGCTGCCAATTTTGGCATGGCATTTCAACTTGCTGATGATTTAGCTGATTTTAAGTCAGAAGCTGATGACAGTAATAATTTTGTTGCTGATTTTGGAGTGGAACAATCTTTAAAGACAAAGATGGATTACCGGCAAAAAGCTTTTATTGCTTTGAATCAGCTTGAGAGCCCCGAGCCGCTAAAAAAATTCTTGGATTTGGTGAATTAA
- the efp gene encoding elongation factor P: MISVNDFKNGLTIGTGKDIWQVVEFQHVKPGKGGAFVRSTLRNLRSGAVQDKTFRATEKVEKIDVNTREMQYLFNDGGTYTFMDTDTYEQIEIPQEAVGDQIKYLKENMLVSISSYEGETLGIELPNKVDLTVTETEPTIKGNTASGGSKPATMETGLVVQVPFFINQGDVLTINTTDGSYISRA, translated from the coding sequence ATGATATCAGTAAATGATTTTAAAAATGGTTTAACAATTGGAACAGGAAAAGATATTTGGCAAGTTGTAGAATTTCAGCACGTAAAACCAGGAAAAGGCGGTGCTTTTGTTCGTTCTACTTTGAGAAACTTAAGGAGTGGTGCAGTTCAAGATAAAACTTTTAGAGCGACTGAAAAAGTTGAGAAAATTGACGTAAATACTCGTGAAATGCAGTATTTATTTAATGACGGTGGCACATATACTTTCATGGATACCGATACATATGAACAAATTGAAATTCCGCAAGAAGCAGTAGGGGATCAGATTAAGTACCTTAAAGAAAATATGTTAGTTAGTATTTCGAGCTACGAAGGTGAAACTTTAGGGATTGAACTACCAAATAAAGTTGACTTAACAGTTACTGAAACTGAACCAACAATTAAAGGTAATACTGCTTCTGGTGGTTCAAAACCTGCTACGATGGAGACGGGATTAGTTGTTCAAGTTCCATTTTTTATCAATCAGGGAGACGTTTTGACAATTAATACGACCGATGGTTCTTATATCTCAAGGGCATAA
- a CDS encoding exodeoxyribonuclease VII small subunit: MVTKKTAEENLSFEEQMQKLEEIVKQLEAGNLPLQESIDQFKQGVELSKKMEKTLSEAQKSIASIIDEKGELKDFAEQTDDEGVN; the protein is encoded by the coding sequence ATGGTCACGAAAAAAACAGCTGAGGAAAATTTAAGTTTTGAAGAACAAATGCAAAAACTTGAAGAGATTGTTAAGCAATTAGAAGCAGGGAATTTACCTTTACAAGAATCCATCGATCAGTTTAAACAAGGGGTTGAACTTTCTAAGAAGATGGAAAAAACCCTTTCGGAAGCACAAAAATCGATTGCATCTATTATTGATGAAAAAGGTGAATTGAAAGATTTTGCGGAGCAAACAGATGATGAAGGAGTTAATTAG
- a CDS encoding YdbC family protein yields the protein MAEIKFQIIKNIKTLSTNPKNGWLKEINLVSWNEAEPKYDLRSWSPDHQKMGKGVTLSEEEFLNLLTIDPDSITR from the coding sequence GTGGCCGAAATTAAATTTCAGATTATTAAAAATATTAAAACTCTTTCGACAAATCCCAAAAATGGCTGGCTAAAAGAAATTAATTTAGTTTCTTGGAACGAAGCTGAGCCTAAGTACGACCTGAGGAGTTGGAGTCCAGATCATCAGAAAATGGGAAAGGGCGTCACCCTCAGTGAAGAAGAATTTTTGAACCTTTTGACGATTGATCCAGATTCAATTACACGTTAA
- a CDS encoding arginine repressor, whose amino-acid sequence MLKTERQNKIRKIIKENKISKHSQLVKILADEGLKFTQATISRDMHEMNIVKIASGSDGYIYVLPEESNNGLEQKLSQILSESMINIESQQFLVIIKTIPGYAQALGSLLEQMMFSEVHGLLAGDDTIFMVTKSSSESVDLIEKINGLGAKNDRYNHY is encoded by the coding sequence ATGTTAAAAACAGAACGACAAAATAAGATTCGAAAAATAATTAAAGAAAATAAGATTAGCAAGCATAGTCAATTAGTTAAAATTTTGGCTGATGAAGGCCTAAAATTTACGCAAGCAACAATTTCTCGCGATATGCATGAAATGAATATTGTGAAAATTGCTAGTGGAAGTGACGGCTACATTTATGTTTTGCCTGAAGAATCAAATAATGGTCTCGAACAAAAGCTGAGCCAGATTCTTTCAGAGTCGATGATTAATATTGAGTCGCAACAGTTTCTCGTCATTATTAAAACCATTCCGGGTTACGCTCAAGCATTGGGTTCACTTTTAGAACAAATGATGTTTTCGGAGGTACACGGTTTGTTAGCTGGTGATGATACCATTTTTATGGTGACCAAATCGAGTAGTGAGTCTGTTGATTTAATTGAAAAAATTAATGGTCTAGGCGCAAAAAATGATCGATACAATCATTATTGA
- the nusB gene encoding transcription antitermination factor NusB: MKRRKQRDLLVKAVFAHFFQTDLSVNEIFDSLLENFAEEPLTQGERENYLDPLIDQLVTDESLYQELIQNHLKKTWKLERIARLDLAILEVAVSEIKNLAEVPFDVTVNEAVDLAKLYSTEKSPSFVNGILVQIFDEVNQDDSDNS; this comes from the coding sequence ATGAAAAGAAGGAAACAACGAGATTTATTAGTTAAGGCAGTTTTTGCACACTTTTTTCAGACAGATCTTTCGGTAAATGAAATTTTTGATTCATTATTAGAAAATTTTGCTGAGGAGCCACTAACTCAAGGGGAACGTGAAAATTATCTTGATCCTTTAATTGATCAATTGGTAACTGATGAAAGTTTATACCAAGAGTTAATTCAAAATCATTTAAAGAAAACTTGGAAATTAGAGCGAATTGCGCGACTTGATTTGGCAATTTTAGAGGTTGCGGTTTCAGAGATCAAAAATTTAGCGGAAGTTCCTTTTGATGTTACAGTTAACGAAGCGGTTGATTTAGCTAAACTTTATTCAACTGAGAAATCTCCAAGCTTTGTTAACGGAATTTTGGTTCAAATTTTTGATGAGGTTAATCAAGATGACAGCGATAATTCTTGA
- the xseA gene encoding exodeoxyribonuclease VII large subunit, protein MEQNQTNYDQFLSVSQITAYIGKKFSQDPYLDQVNIKGEITNFRERPNGHQYFSLKDDGAKIGVTLFRNIYQKINFKLKDGDMIACTGRINVYAPGGSYSLIVESLEPYGLGTLLVQLQERKEKLAKMGVFAPERKRPICRFPKRIAVITSPSGAVIRDIITTTKRRFPLVKLVLFPAVVQGDQAANSVLHQLKQANELGDFDTIIIARGGGSFEDLWPFNDEALTVAVAKSQIPVITSVGHETDTTLVDYAADLRAPTPTAAAELATPRRDELQQMLIQLRSALKQAELGYLANLTAKVRPLTQSYLFRRPEAFYQNQLISLDHLTELLRRSESQTINKNLNLLQSLTQRLKSFAPERLVRQLTLEREQQNNSMQRAMRTYLQNKKGEFANLSQNLVMLDPHQVLKRGYAIAENEEHKVIDSIKKTAVKQKVRLILSDGAIISTVNEIEGEENGHEKNS, encoded by the coding sequence ATGGAGCAAAATCAGACTAATTACGATCAGTTTTTAAGTGTCAGTCAAATTACAGCTTATATTGGCAAAAAATTTAGCCAAGATCCTTATTTAGATCAGGTTAATATTAAAGGTGAGATTACAAATTTTAGAGAGCGACCTAATGGACATCAGTATTTTAGTTTAAAAGACGATGGTGCCAAAATTGGGGTCACTCTTTTTCGTAATATTTACCAAAAAATTAACTTCAAGTTAAAAGACGGCGATATGATAGCTTGTACAGGGCGGATCAACGTTTACGCGCCAGGGGGAAGTTATTCCTTAATCGTTGAATCGTTAGAACCGTACGGCCTGGGCACTCTTTTGGTGCAGTTACAGGAACGTAAGGAAAAATTGGCTAAGATGGGTGTTTTTGCGCCCGAACGAAAACGCCCAATTTGTCGTTTTCCAAAGCGAATTGCTGTCATCACAAGTCCCAGCGGTGCGGTTATCAGAGATATTATCACAACAACTAAACGAAGATTTCCTTTAGTGAAGCTGGTTTTATTTCCAGCGGTGGTTCAAGGAGATCAGGCGGCTAATTCGGTGCTGCATCAATTAAAGCAGGCAAATGAATTGGGTGATTTCGATACGATAATTATTGCTCGCGGTGGCGGGTCGTTTGAAGATCTATGGCCCTTTAATGATGAAGCTTTAACCGTTGCGGTTGCCAAGAGCCAAATCCCAGTTATAACTTCTGTTGGTCATGAAACTGATACAACTTTAGTTGATTATGCAGCCGATCTTAGAGCTCCGACGCCGACAGCGGCAGCCGAGCTTGCGACTCCAAGACGAGATGAGCTACAGCAGATGCTTATTCAGTTGCGTAGCGCATTAAAGCAGGCAGAGCTAGGGTATTTGGCTAACTTGACAGCTAAAGTTCGTCCGCTGACTCAAAGTTACCTGTTTCGTCGACCGGAGGCTTTTTATCAGAATCAATTAATTTCTTTAGACCATCTCACCGAGTTGCTTAGAAGAAGTGAAAGCCAAACGATAAATAAGAATTTAAATTTATTGCAATCACTTACTCAGCGGCTAAAATCTTTTGCGCCTGAACGTCTAGTGCGTCAACTGACACTTGAGCGCGAGCAGCAAAATAATTCAATGCAGCGGGCAATGAGGACGTACTTACAGAATAAAAAAGGTGAATTTGCTAATTTGAGTCAGAATTTGGTGATGTTGGATCCACATCAAGTTTTAAAGCGGGGCTATGCTATCGCTGAAAATGAAGAACATAAAGTAATTGATAGTATTAAGAAGACGGCGGTGAAGCAGAAAGTTCGCTTGATTTTAAGTGATGGCGCAATTATTTCAACCGTCAATGAGATTGAAGGAGAAGAAAATGGTCACGAAAAAAACAGCTGA
- a CDS encoding M24 family metallopeptidase, producing MEQTHLKDFQSWLSLKSIEGALLLNPVNVSYFTGFTGDESYLFVTPSEALFITDSRYLSQVKAEVRGVAVEQNQKGLTGVISLIHERFPLNDLGLELSYVSASDYLTIKKKILCPVIDIGAQIDSLRQVKDEEEINCIKKACAIADQAFMQVLTEIKPGMTELMVASKLESHFKELGSTGPSFETIVAAGIRSSMPHGSASTNVIKSGDLVTLDFGCFYEGYTSDLTRTIGVGKISKDQQEIYDIVLKANEETIKILRQGVTGAEMHEKAHNIIDSAGYQQYFGHGTGHGIGRSIHEGPGAWGGYQSQPVVSGNIITIEPGIYLPDRFGVRIEDDVLINDQGYEVLTKSPKNELIII from the coding sequence ATGGAACAAACACATTTAAAAGATTTTCAAAGTTGGCTTAGTTTAAAAAGCATCGAAGGTGCGCTTTTGTTAAACCCAGTTAATGTCTCTTATTTTACTGGTTTTACTGGCGATGAATCTTATCTTTTTGTAACGCCAAGTGAAGCACTTTTCATAACTGATTCCCGTTATTTGAGTCAAGTGAAAGCCGAAGTTAGGGGAGTTGCTGTTGAACAAAATCAAAAGGGTCTAACGGGTGTAATAAGTCTAATTCATGAAAGATTTCCTTTAAATGATTTAGGTCTTGAACTGAGTTATGTATCAGCCAGTGATTATTTGACAATCAAAAAGAAGATTTTGTGCCCTGTTATTGATATTGGAGCACAAATTGATAGTTTACGACAAGTCAAAGATGAAGAAGAGATCAACTGTATTAAAAAAGCTTGTGCAATCGCAGATCAAGCTTTTATGCAAGTATTAACAGAGATTAAACCTGGAATGACGGAATTAATGGTTGCCTCTAAGTTAGAAAGCCATTTTAAGGAGTTAGGTTCCACTGGTCCTTCATTTGAAACTATTGTGGCAGCGGGGATTCGTTCTTCGATGCCGCACGGCAGTGCTTCGACCAACGTAATTAAAAGTGGTGATTTGGTGACCTTGGACTTTGGTTGTTTCTATGAGGGCTATACATCAGATCTTACGAGAACCATTGGAGTTGGTAAAATCAGTAAAGATCAACAAGAAATTTATGATATAGTTTTAAAAGCTAATGAAGAAACAATAAAAATCCTTCGACAAGGTGTTACCGGTGCTGAAATGCATGAGAAAGCTCATAATATCATTGATAGCGCTGGATATCAGCAATATTTTGGACACGGGACCGGTCACGGAATCGGTCGAAGTATTCACGAAGGTCCGGGAGCGTGGGGAGGTTATCAAAGTCAGCCCGTTGTCAGTGGCAACATTATCACAATTGAACCCGGTATTTATTTACCAGATCGTTTTGGCGTAAGGATTGAAGATGACGTTTTAATAAATGATCAAGGATATGAAGTTTTAACAAAATCACCAAAGAATGAATTAATTATAATTTAA
- the gmk gene encoding guanylate kinase, protein MSKGMLIVLSGPSGVGKGTVRQELTRRNKGQFIYSVSMTTRQMRPGEENGVDYFFSSEDDFKQAIKDDQMLEYNQYVGNYYGTPRKYVEQTLNRGQDVFLEIDVGGAMQVKEKMPDGVFIFLTPPDLQSLRGRITGRGTDSPATIDRRMDRAVNEINLMKEYDYAVVNDVVSLAADRIEAIIESEHLKVERVIQDYLKVLGVKNDYKTNY, encoded by the coding sequence ATGTCAAAAGGAATGTTAATTGTTTTGTCTGGCCCTTCGGGAGTTGGCAAAGGGACTGTACGTCAAGAGCTTACCCGCCGAAATAAAGGCCAGTTTATTTATTCAGTGTCAATGACCACCCGCCAAATGAGGCCGGGTGAAGAAAACGGCGTCGATTATTTCTTTTCGTCCGAGGATGATTTTAAACAGGCGATTAAAGATGATCAAATGCTTGAGTACAACCAATACGTTGGTAACTACTATGGCACGCCGCGTAAATACGTCGAGCAAACTTTAAATCGTGGTCAGGATGTCTTTTTGGAAATCGATGTCGGTGGTGCGATGCAAGTGAAAGAAAAAATGCCAGATGGCGTCTTCATTTTTCTTACTCCTCCTGATTTACAGTCATTACGCGGGAGAATTACCGGCCGCGGCACTGATTCGCCTGCGACAATTGATCGCAGAATGGATCGCGCCGTTAATGAAATTAATTTGATGAAAGAATACGACTATGCAGTTGTTAACGACGTCGTAAGTTTGGCTGCTGATCGAATCGAAGCAATTATTGAAAGTGAACATTTAAAAGTAGAACGAGTTATTCAAGACTATTTGAAAGTCTTAGGAGTGAAAAATGATTACAAGACCAATTATTGA
- a CDS encoding bifunctional 5,10-methylenetetrahydrofolate dehydrogenase/5,10-methenyltetrahydrofolate cyclohydrolase: MTAIILDGLGLANELALELKQEVNSLKVIPVLKVILVGNDPESQIYVRSKEKRAREIGINLEVVSLPETIEEREILDLIDRFNKQDEVDGIMVQLPLPQHISYHNIINALDPTKDADGFSAVNMGKLWLNEPNFIAPATPKGIMTLLDHYHLELAGKNSVIIGRSNIVSKPLASLLLARNSTVTITHRQTTNIIEIARQADFLFVATGQAEMVDKSFVKPGAVVVDVGINRTDHGLVGDVNFSEVKQVAGYLTPVPKGVGPMTVISLMEQVVSHAKMREENGAKSD; encoded by the coding sequence ATGACAGCGATAATTCTTGATGGATTAGGCCTGGCTAACGAGTTAGCTCTTGAACTTAAACAAGAAGTTAATTCTTTAAAAGTGATTCCGGTTCTCAAAGTAATTTTAGTTGGCAACGATCCTGAGAGCCAAATTTATGTTCGCAGCAAAGAAAAACGTGCTAGAGAGATCGGCATCAATCTTGAAGTGGTTTCGCTACCTGAGACTATTGAAGAAAGAGAAATTTTAGATCTCATTGATCGCTTTAACAAGCAAGATGAAGTCGATGGGATTATGGTGCAGCTGCCTTTACCCCAACATATTTCTTATCACAACATTATTAATGCGCTTGATCCAACTAAAGATGCTGACGGTTTTAGCGCAGTTAATATGGGAAAACTTTGGCTAAATGAGCCCAATTTCATTGCCCCAGCGACACCAAAGGGGATTATGACCCTTTTAGATCATTATCATCTTGAGCTAGCTGGGAAGAACTCCGTAATTATTGGACGCAGTAATATCGTTAGTAAACCCTTGGCCAGCTTGCTATTGGCTCGTAACAGTACGGTGACGATCACTCACCGTCAAACGACCAATATTATTGAGATTGCGAGGCAAGCAGATTTTTTATTTGTTGCAACAGGGCAAGCTGAAATGGTTGATAAATCGTTTGTCAAACCTGGAGCAGTGGTTGTCGACGTGGGGATTAATCGAACAGATCACGGACTAGTTGGTGATGTTAACTTCTCTGAGGTCAAACAAGTAGCAGGTTATCTAACTCCTGTACCCAAAGGAGTTGGACCAATGACTGTGATTTCTTTAATGGAGCAAGTAGTCAGCCATGCCAAGATGAGAGAGGAAAATGGAGCAAAATCAGACTAA
- the recN gene encoding DNA repair protein RecN → MIDTIIIDNFTIIDHLEVDFSSGLSTLTGETGAGKSIIIDAITQLAGAKSNRELIRQGSDQAMIFAEFSHLPQERLKKLLKANEIDFDSDYLSIQKYLKQNGRSVIRVNGSVVNGTFLKEIGNLLFNIEEQSKHQQLFEPSYQAELLDAFAGERLTKILTSYQKTFRSLAQISTKRAEIKKKNQDLRERLDYLKFAVAEISELNPSLGEDQELEEKKIRLSNFEKISDHLQQIQGLIEGENSIQDLLGQAQQLSLEITDYSEDYQKISSELENASYAINDAISVTSAAADQLDFANEQELNLVIDRLNSLETLKKKYGGEIAAVLAYQKNAAAEIKFAENSEQSLKEYDDKYQKLLQKAQQQADELTNLRLKAASKLAPLVESELATIDFKKAKFKIDFQKTKLGEFGQDQLTFMIQTNVGEKVLPLAEIASGGELSRILLALKSIFANYFVGVTFIFDEIDSGVSGHAAQAMAEKIYQIANVNQVIAITHLPQLAAMSDHQYLIEKKVAKHRTTSSVRLLNSDERVDEIAQMLTGTKMTEVTKIHAQEMLDLAQKSKGENRGRN, encoded by the coding sequence ATGATCGATACAATCATTATTGATAATTTTACTATTATTGATCATTTAGAAGTCGATTTTTCATCAGGTTTAAGTACTTTAACGGGGGAAACTGGCGCTGGGAAATCGATTATTATCGATGCAATTACTCAATTGGCTGGTGCAAAAAGCAATCGCGAATTAATTCGCCAAGGCAGCGATCAAGCGATGATTTTTGCTGAATTTTCTCATTTACCACAAGAACGCCTCAAGAAATTGTTAAAAGCTAATGAAATTGATTTCGATAGCGATTATCTTTCGATCCAAAAATATTTGAAACAAAATGGCCGCTCTGTTATCAGAGTGAATGGTAGTGTAGTTAATGGAACATTTTTAAAGGAGATCGGTAATTTACTTTTTAATATTGAGGAACAGTCTAAGCATCAACAGTTGTTCGAACCGTCTTATCAAGCCGAGCTGTTAGATGCATTTGCTGGCGAAAGGTTAACAAAAATATTAACATCTTACCAAAAAACTTTTCGCTCTTTGGCTCAAATCAGTACAAAAAGAGCTGAAATCAAAAAGAAAAATCAAGATTTGAGAGAACGGCTAGATTACTTAAAGTTTGCAGTAGCTGAAATTTCAGAATTAAATCCATCGTTAGGTGAAGATCAAGAATTAGAGGAGAAGAAAATTCGGCTTAGCAACTTTGAGAAGATTTCTGATCATCTTCAACAAATTCAGGGATTAATTGAAGGCGAAAATTCGATTCAAGATCTGTTGGGACAAGCCCAACAATTGAGCTTGGAAATCACTGATTACTCCGAAGATTATCAAAAAATTTCATCGGAGTTAGAAAATGCGAGTTATGCGATTAATGATGCAATAAGTGTGACGAGTGCTGCGGCCGATCAGCTTGATTTTGCCAACGAACAAGAACTTAACTTAGTAATTGATCGCTTGAATAGCCTCGAAACGCTTAAGAAAAAATACGGCGGCGAGATTGCGGCAGTTTTGGCTTATCAAAAAAATGCGGCAGCGGAAATCAAGTTTGCTGAAAATAGTGAGCAATCTTTAAAAGAATATGATGATAAATATCAAAAATTGCTCCAAAAAGCTCAACAACAAGCTGACGAATTAACTAATTTAAGATTAAAAGCTGCTTCAAAGCTGGCCCCTTTGGTGGAATCAGAATTGGCGACGATTGATTTTAAAAAGGCCAAATTTAAGATTGACTTTCAAAAGACAAAACTGGGTGAATTTGGACAAGATCAATTGACTTTTATGATTCAAACTAACGTGGGGGAGAAGGTTCTCCCGCTAGCAGAAATTGCATCAGGTGGTGAGCTTTCACGAATTTTACTAGCTTTAAAATCTATTTTTGCTAATTATTTTGTCGGTGTGACATTTATCTTTGATGAAATAGATTCTGGGGTCAGTGGTCATGCAGCACAAGCGATGGCAGAAAAAATTTATCAAATTGCAAACGTCAATCAAGTCATTGCAATTACTCACTTACCGCAACTTGCGGCTATGAGCGATCATCAGTATTTAATCGAGAAAAAAGTGGCAAAACATCGGACTACTAGCTCGGTTCGTTTACTAAACAGCGATGAAAGAGTTGATGAAATTGCTCAGATGCTCACAGGAACCAAGATGACAGAAGTGACCAAGATTCACGCGCAAGAAATGCTTGATTTAGCTCAAAAATCAAAAGGAGAAAATCGTGGCCGAAATTAA
- the rpmA gene encoding 50S ribosomal protein L27 gives MNFHIDNLGLNKMAHHKGGGSSSNGRNSAGRRLGAKRSDGQFVRTGTIIYRQRGTHIHPGTNVGKGGDDTLFALADGYVKYERMGKFKKQVSVNPA, from the coding sequence ATGAATTTTCATATTGATAATCTTGGATTAAATAAAATGGCCCACCATAAAGGGGGCGGTTCATCATCTAATGGTCGTAACTCTGCAGGCCGGCGTTTAGGTGCTAAGCGTTCTGATGGTCAATTTGTTCGTACAGGTACGATCATCTATCGTCAACGCGGAACACATATTCATCCTGGAACTAATGTTGGTAAAGGCGGGGACGATACTTTATTCGCATTAGCAGATGGCTATGTTAAGTACGAACGGATGGGTAAATTCAAGAAACAGGTTTCTGTAAACCCCGCATAA
- a CDS encoding TlyA family RNA methyltransferase has product MRLDQLLVAKKKFTSRSKAQAAIKEGHVFLPDGKVLKKPALDLSESTNLIVRDQDPYVSRGAYKLLKAIDLFEINYQNQVVLDIGASTGGFTQVALNHGAKKVFALDVGSNQLDPVIAQDSRVVVIENYNFRYAKPEDFPVEKFDLIQCDVSFISLNYIIKPAAQLLKPDGQAVFLIKPQFEAGREFVSKHGVVKNQKVVLAVLKRILTTLFDSQLRVNGLTFSPIKGQQGNIEFLVLAGQTGQFENHYSEADLKQLIQRAVKELN; this is encoded by the coding sequence TTGCGTTTAGATCAACTATTGGTAGCTAAAAAGAAGTTTACGAGTCGAAGTAAGGCCCAAGCTGCGATTAAAGAAGGACATGTTTTTCTGCCCGATGGCAAGGTTTTAAAGAAACCCGCCTTAGATTTATCTGAATCAACAAATTTAATTGTTAGAGATCAAGACCCATATGTGAGTCGTGGTGCTTATAAATTGTTAAAAGCAATCGATTTATTTGAAATTAATTATCAAAATCAGGTAGTTTTAGATATTGGTGCTTCAACTGGTGGGTTTACGCAAGTGGCTTTAAATCACGGAGCCAAAAAAGTTTTTGCACTTGACGTTGGAAGCAATCAATTAGATCCGGTAATTGCTCAAGATTCGCGGGTGGTCGTGATCGAAAATTATAATTTTCGTTACGCTAAACCTGAGGATTTTCCGGTTGAAAAATTTGATCTGATTCAATGTGATGTCTCTTTTATCTCACTTAACTATATCATTAAGCCTGCGGCGCAATTACTCAAGCCAGATGGGCAAGCAGTATTTTTGATTAAACCTCAATTTGAAGCGGGGCGGGAATTTGTTTCAAAACACGGGGTTGTGAAGAATCAAAAAGTAGTCCTTGCAGTCCTTAAACGAATCTTAACAACCTTATTTGACAGTCAACTGAGAGTTAATGGATTGACTTTTTCGCCAATCAAAGGGCAACAGGGTAATATCGAATTTTTGGTGCTTGCGGGGCAAACAGGACAATTTGAAAATCATTATTCAGAAGCTGATTTAAAGCAATTAATTCAAAGGGCAGTTAAAGAATTAAATTAG
- a CDS encoding Asp23/Gls24 family envelope stress response protein: MANLRSGLKLSSSNTVAGKVSISAKALETIMELTAGSVKDVNKMTRVFQTVFGSNFPEVRFVHAATLKLVNHELVAEIYLNLNYGVNVIQTTYQVQSEIINQFKEMLDLDLAKVQVHVVDLIDDDQIVDEA, encoded by the coding sequence ATGGCAAATTTAAGAAGTGGCTTAAAACTTAGTAGTAGTAATACTGTTGCAGGCAAAGTGTCAATTTCGGCTAAAGCGCTGGAAACAATTATGGAACTGACCGCTGGCAGTGTCAAAGACGTTAACAAAATGACGCGAGTCTTCCAAACGGTCTTTGGTTCAAATTTTCCGGAAGTTCGTTTTGTTCATGCGGCTACCTTGAAGTTAGTTAATCACGAATTGGTGGCTGAAATATATCTTAATCTTAACTATGGGGTTAATGTGATCCAAACAACATATCAGGTACAAAGTGAAATTATCAATCAATTTAAGGAAATGTTGGACTTAGATTTAGCTAAGGTTCAAGTCCATGTTGTTGATTTGATCGATGATGATCAAATTGTTGACGAAGCATGA
- the rpoZ gene encoding DNA-directed RNA polymerase subunit omega, translating into MITRPIIDNLLKQVPSRYSLAVLAAKRAHQLEDGFTRALDQYDSLKTVGEALEEIEAGKIIVKTKEQLEKENKEAQA; encoded by the coding sequence ATGATTACAAGACCAATTATTGATAATTTATTAAAACAAGTTCCCTCACGTTATTCCTTGGCAGTTTTGGCTGCTAAGCGCGCCCATCAATTAGAAGATGGTTTTACTAGAGCGCTTGATCAATATGATTCTTTAAAAACAGTGGGTGAGGCTTTAGAAGAAATTGAAGCTGGAAAAATTATTGTAAAAACTAAAGAACAACTTGAAAAAGAAAATAAAGAAGCACAAGCTTAG